The Pleomorphomonas sp. T1.2MG-36 DNA segment AATGCAGTTGGTGGATGTGCGCCAAAAGTCTATACTCGGGGATTGATAGCCGGCCGAAAGACGCTGGCAGACACCAAGGACCGTCTGATGACCCCTGAGACCCAAGCCCGCCTCGCCGCTCTGCGCGAGCGGATGGTCGCGACCGAAACCGGCCTCGTCGCCGTTGCCCCGGGCTCGCACATGCAATGGCTGCTCGGCTTCACGCCGGCGTCCGACGAGCGTCCGTGCCTGCTTCTCGTTTCGCCGGGCGGCACCGCCTTCCTGATGCCGGCGCTCAACGCCGACGACGTGCGCCAGCACACCGACATCGACTTCTTCCGCTGGACCGACGAGGTGGGGCCGCATGTCGCGCTCTGCCAGGCGCTGGCCGCCATCGGCGCCAACGCGCCCGACCGCGTCGCCATCGACGAGACCATGCGCGCCGACTTCGCGCTGCTGGTGCTCGACGCCCTGCCGTCCGGCGTGCTGCGCACCTTCACCGCCGATACGCTCGGCGGCCTGCGCATGCGCAAGAACGAGCGCGAATACGACCTCCTCAAGATGAACGCCGGCATCGCCGACCGGGCGATCGAGGCCGCCGTCGCCGCCCTCAAGCCGGGCATGACGGAGAACGAACTCGCCTCCATCATCCGCAGCCACTTCCTCCAGGAAGGCGCTGCCCCAAGCTTCTGGATCGTCGGCAGCGGTCCCAACGGCGCCTTCCCGCACCACACCGCCTCCGACCGCCACATCGTCGAAGGCGACGCCGTGGTGATCGACATCGGCGGCATCAAGTCGGCCTTCCCGAGCGATATCACCCGCGTCGCCATCGTCGGCCGGCCGCCGGAAGGCTTCGCCGAGATCCACGCCATCGTCGAGCGGGCGGTCCAGGCCGCGCTTGCCGCCGCCAAGCCCGGCGTGCGCGCCCGCGACGTCGACGCCGCCGCCCGCACGGTGATCACCGAGGCCGGCTACGGCAAGTTCTTCACCCACCGCACCGGCCATGGCATGGGCATCGACGGCCACGAGCCGCCGTACATCACCGCCACCTCGGAGACCGTGCTCGAAGAGGGCATGGTGTTCTCCATCGAGCCGGGCATCTACGTGTCCGGCCGCTATGGCTGCCGTCTTGAGGAGATCGTCATTCTCCGCAAGGATGGCCCGGAAATCCTGTCCGGCCTCTCCCGCGACATTCTGGTGGCGAAGGGATAATTGCCCGATATCTGCCGCACAATTTCTCGTCCCGAGGTCCTGCGCCTTCGCGCAGGATGACAATCTAAATATATGTTTTTAATATATAATTTCGTCATCCTGCGCGAAGGTGCAGGACCTCAGGCAGAACTAAACGAGGGGCTCAAATAGGGCGCCCTCTCTCCAACCCTCCCCTTTTGTGGGGAGAACTGGAGAGAGGATGAAAGCGGCAGGCCCCTTCCATAACCCTCGGTTCCCTCACCCCTTCCCGGCCACCTTCTCGCTCAGCACGCGGTTGGGCGACACCTTGCCGGCTTCCTCGTCGGCGATGTTGCCCATCGTGGTCTTGGCGATGGCGAGCAACGCTTCCTCGGTGAAGAAGGCCTGGTGGCCGGTGATCAGCACATTGGGGAAGGTCAGGAGGCGCTGGAACACGTCGTCCTGGATGATCTCGCTTGAGAGGTCCTCGAAGAACAGGTCCGCCTCCTGCTCGTAGACGTCGAGGGCGACGCCGCCGATGCGGCCCGTCTTCAGGCCGCCGATCACCGCCTCGGCGTTGATCAGCGCACCGCGCGACGTGTTGATCAGCACGAAGCCATGCTTGGCCCGAGCGATCGCCGCCTCGTCGATCAGGTAGTGCGTCTCAGGCGTCAGCGGGCAATGCAGGCTGATGATATCCGAGCGCTCGAACAGCTCGTCGCGGTCGACATAGGTGACGCCGATCGCCTTGAGATCGTCCACCTCGTAGCGGTCGTGGGCGACCACCTCGCAGCCGAAGCCGAGACGATAGGTGCGCGCCACCAGCGCGCCGATGCGACCGGTGCCGACGATACCCACCGTGCGGCCATAGAGGTCGTGGCCGAGCAAGCCTTCCAGGGCGAAGTTGTTTTCACGCACGCGCGCCCAGGCACGGTGGATGCGCCGGTCGAGGGCGAGCAGCAGACCGACCGAGAACTCGGCGACGGCATGCGGCGAATAGGCCGGCACGCGCAGCACGGTGATGCCCTTTTCCTCGGCCGTATCGAGAGCGACGTTGTTGAAGCCGGCCGCCCTCAGCGCCATGATGCGCGTGCCGCCGGCGGCCAGCGCGTCGATCACCTCGGCGTCGAGCGTGTCGTTGACGAAGGCGCAGACGGCGGGAAACCCCTCGGCCAGTCGCGCCGTCGTCCGGTCGAGCTTCGGCTCGAAAAAGGTGAGGTCGTGCCCGTAACCGGCGGCGGCGCGGCTCAGGAAGGTGCGGTCGTATGGCTTGGTGCTGAAAACGGCTACGCGCATCGGGCTCTCCGGAACGATGGTCCGGGTTGAACCTATCAGGCGCAGGCCACAAGAAAAGAGGGATCGAAGGCCAACGGCCTGGACACGGCGAGATCGGCGACGAAAGAGACGAGCCTGCCGACCGGCTTCAGTCGGAGAAAGCGAAGGCGATATCCGCTGGATCGTCGAAGACCGGCTGAACGTCGAGAAGAAGCGCGGATCTCTCGATGATGGCCCCGGCAATCGGAACCGCATTGGCGGCCGACGTAATGCCGGCCCCGGGAAATTCGGGCCGTGGGTCGTCGATGAAGACCAGGAGAACGAAAGCCGGGTCCTCCATCGGGAAGGCCGCCGCGAAGGCGTTGAAGTTGTTGGTGTGCGAATAGCGGCCGTCGATGACCTTTTCGGCCGTCCCCGTCTTTCCTCCCACGCGGAAGCCGGCGACATTCGCCTTTCGCCCCGATCCTTTGACGGCATTGAGGCGGAAGAGATAGCGCATGTCGTCGCTGGTCTTTTCCGAGACCATCTGAACGGCGAGCGCGCGCGCCTCCTCTTCACTGCGCGGCAGAAGGGTCGGAGGCACCAGTCGGCCGTGGTTCATGATGGCGGCGATGCCCACCGCCGTCTGCAGCGGCGTCGTGGCGAAGCCATGCCCGAAGGCGCTGGTCAGCGAGTTGACCTGCCGCCAGACGCGCGGAGAAACCGGCGTTGCGACCTCCGGCAGCTCGAAGGCAATCTTGCTGAGAAGGCCAGTGCGCTCGAGAAACGCCTTGTGGTTCTCCATGCCGACCGAAAGGGCCTCGCGGGCCGATCCGATGTTCGAGGATTGCAGGAACACGTCGACCAGCGACAGCGGCTTTCCCCTGCTGTGCGAGTCGTGGATGACCTGCGAGCCGATGACCAGGGGGTGGCTGGCGTCGTAGATCGTCGTGAGCTTCGCATTGCCCAGCTCCAGCGCCATGGCCGTGGTGAAGGTCTTGATGGTGGAGCCCATTTCGAACACGCCGCCGGAAACCCGATTGAGCCGGTCCTTCTCGGCAGCCTCGGACGGAATGGTCGGATCGAAATCGGGCAAGGAAACGAG contains these protein-coding regions:
- a CDS encoding peptidoglycan D,D-transpeptidase FtsI family protein produces the protein MIVTALFVGVYLTICGKLALIGLQVSPEEEVSTLDRTVARPDIVDRNGAILATDLPVLSLFAEPRKVVDADEASEALAGALGNMTREEIYKRLKSRASFVWLKRGLTPDQANEIKQLGIPAIGFRGEVRRFYPQGRETSHVIGLTDIDNGGISGFERWLDQSSFGALRKSGMMNGAQVQASQLTIDARVQHAVHEVLDKAMEQYHPAAAGAVILNAKTGEVISLVSLPDFDPTIPSEAAEKDRLNRVSGGVFEMGSTIKTFTTAMALELGNAKLTTIYDASHPLVIGSQVIHDSHSRGKPLSLVDVFLQSSNIGSAREALSVGMENHKAFLERTGLLSKIAFELPEVATPVSPRVWRQVNSLTSAFGHGFATTPLQTAVGIAAIMNHGRLVPPTLLPRSEEEARALAVQMVSEKTSDDMRYLFRLNAVKGSGRKANVAGFRVGGKTGTAEKVIDGRYSHTNNFNAFAAAFPMEDPAFVLLVFIDDPRPEFPGAGITSAANAVPIAGAIIERSALLLDVQPVFDDPADIAFAFSD
- a CDS encoding 2-hydroxyacid dehydrogenase — encoded protein: MRVAVFSTKPYDRTFLSRAAAGYGHDLTFFEPKLDRTTARLAEGFPAVCAFVNDTLDAEVIDALAAGGTRIMALRAAGFNNVALDTAEEKGITVLRVPAYSPHAVAEFSVGLLLALDRRIHRAWARVRENNFALEGLLGHDLYGRTVGIVGTGRIGALVARTYRLGFGCEVVAHDRYEVDDLKAIGVTYVDRDELFERSDIISLHCPLTPETHYLIDEAAIARAKHGFVLINTSRGALINAEAVIGGLKTGRIGGVALDVYEQEADLFFEDLSSEIIQDDVFQRLLTFPNVLITGHQAFFTEEALLAIAKTTMGNIADEEAGKVSPNRVLSEKVAGKG
- a CDS encoding M24 family metallopeptidase, whose product is MTPETQARLAALRERMVATETGLVAVAPGSHMQWLLGFTPASDERPCLLLVSPGGTAFLMPALNADDVRQHTDIDFFRWTDEVGPHVALCQALAAIGANAPDRVAIDETMRADFALLVLDALPSGVLRTFTADTLGGLRMRKNEREYDLLKMNAGIADRAIEAAVAALKPGMTENELASIIRSHFLQEGAAPSFWIVGSGPNGAFPHHTASDRHIVEGDAVVIDIGGIKSAFPSDITRVAIVGRPPEGFAEIHAIVERAVQAALAAAKPGVRARDVDAAARTVITEAGYGKFFTHRTGHGMGIDGHEPPYITATSETVLEEGMVFSIEPGIYVSGRYGCRLEEIVILRKDGPEILSGLSRDILVAKG